The genomic segment GTTTAATGGGTGTAAAGAGTAATTAACAGGGTAGCAGACAGTGCGTAAGCTTAAATGTACCTACTTGTTAAATAGGTGGTTGTCCACTTTGATCTTACTGTAGGCTTTAAAGTCATCTGGCATCAGCATTACTGGTACAGGCACGTTACTTAACTCGTTGATCTGAAGGAGAgggggtgagaaagagagaagagatcagAATAGAGACTGAGGAAGGCAAAGTGAAAAGGCTGATCTTCACACTATCAGAGCCTGGGGCTGCACAATCCATTGGAAAAAATAAGAAATCAAAATtgcaagaagaggaagaggctgtGATTTCTTTAGTGGAGATAAACGTCTCCTCAACAATGTATTCTAGTGTTGTGCAGTCCCAGGCAAATACATCAACTGTACTTTGAACTTGATCTTTCATTATATTAAAATCGAGTAAACTGTAAGTATAAACATCTCATCTTCACCCTCAAATATTacaagtgctgaaaaagaacatAATGAAAAAGCTCTATCCACATCTATCACAACTCATACTGCAATATTcagccaaaaaaaaatgcaatagtTGCTTCGTGTGACCCCAATAGATCCCACCAAACACTAAATCTCTGAGTGTATTTACCAGCAACAATCATTAACTTTGGGACCAAAGAACAAGCTGACAGTTCCTCTCGCTAAGTCCCCCGACACTGATCTTATCTGCTGAAACACATCCAGAGCAGAAGCTCACACTGATTGATTTCAGAAAAAGCTCCTTGTAGATTTATGGCAAGTAAACAGCCAAACAGCAAGAATTCGGGGGAAAAAGATATGGTGAGATTCAAAAAGATAAAATGCAACCCAGGGGAGAGCTGAAGGGAAAAACTGAGGAAATCAACATTTAAGGGACTATGTGGGGGGAAAATAACAGATATAAACACTTTGAAGagtaacaaacaaacagtacaCAGTCCTGGCAGTGCTTTATGTAAATTCAGTAATAGGTTCTGAAAGTTGCTGATGATGTTTCATTGTTGGACAATCCCTTTAATACAATCAGAGTATGATGCTGTTATATCTGTGCGTTTGTGCTCAAGACAGCTTTTAgcaacatttcattttggaaaagcaGCTTCGCTTTTTAGcaagcacacatgcaaatgagTTCATGAACGGTCAACTTCTGACATTATCACTTTTCAtcgcttttttttctcccagattGTCAATATAAATAATTGCAAAACAGTGGAGATTTATAACCAgacataaaaaaatatgatttaaaCCCACATGGTTGTATTTTGCACATTACAGGTATAACTTTTAGATgaggttttcaaaatgaaaccaATCAAGTCATGCAACTGTTGCCTGGGGAGACCAATGTTGGTGGATTACTTCACCTGTCACCATTACAGCGGAATCAAATAACTTAATGAACTCATAGTATGTGTGATATAAAATGAAAACGTTTtgaaaaagtcaactttttaGGTTTTTCTAACTACAGGTTTCTCTCTTAAACACATTGCATCCTTCAACAATGTCATCAGACCCAGGCTCGGCTTCATAATAGAGTCAGGCTAAGTCATTTATAGTCACTGAAGAGGTTAATTGGCATTCCAGCACAGTGAAATAGACATTCTCTCAACGTGAAACCCTCATAGATTTGAAGAGGCAACTATTTGCTGACATCAAAAGTCAGATAACTTGATAGCCTCGGTGGTTTCTGAGGGCTAACAGCATCAAATAAAAGTGGTGTTAATGACACAAACACCAAGTGACAATGTGTGGAAGTGAAGCGCTCCGGCATCACAACTAGGGCATTATTAAAAATGCAGACACATCTTATGACTAAAAGAAGAGGGCTTTGAAGAGAAGTCTGTTTGATGTCTTGGATCTGCTTACCACCCACACCTCAAATCACCAGGCCGTGCCCACACACCCACTGCCACTGTTCATCCACGTAATGTACGTTGCGATGATTACCATAATTCATAATTGGTTTGTTAATTCCTTGGTTTTATGCATTCCATTCACACTGTGTCATTTCTCTTTTAAGATTAACAGGCTTAgtgctgtctgcctgtctgtcaggtgTCGTTTGTGGTTCACACATTATTTCTCGCAGACATGAGCATGGAAGTTTAATACAGGGAAATGCAAGCACAAAGTTGGGTGTACACAAACTAATTTCCAGCCCCgtaaattaacaccagccaccagtgTAATGTTGTTAAACTTGCTGTGGCTGTTATATTGACTCTACCAGCAACTTTGGCAattaactaatcaacaatcatcGTTGGGTTCTTTCCGATTAAAAATAAGAGTCATGTTTGGCTGGTACAACAGTGAGTGTCTGGAGAATTTATGAACCCATCAGCCACTCTGGCCAGTGGATGAAAAAGTCAGTTTACTGCCCAGTTAATGTGCTGTCATTTGATAATGGTGCTCCAGATGGGATGGTAATGGACTCAAGCCATCAGCAAGTCAACAGAAAAGAAGACAAGGACAAGACAGTAGGAGTGGGAACCAAATGAAAGGACCTGGAAACACCTCACATCTGACTCTATTATTAAAGCCATAATGTACACAACACTGTCAGctggattcacattcacatgaaTAAACTTGACCTGACAGAGTGGATCAAAAGATATTACACTTGGACATACTCTGTCACTGTAGAGAGGCTGATTCTCCAGTGTCAATCAAACAGATATTGGGGGAAAGGGATATttaggggggtggggtgggggggtccaCTGACAAACATCAAAAAGCTGCATTTCAAATTAGCATGCTGTTGGTGCAAAACTGCTCCATGAACACTGTGGAATCTGCCCTTCAACCTGCTTTTCATAGGCATACAACGCTCAGCCAAAAATGAACGCGATATGTTTTCTGATCTATTTATAGGATAATGATGTGTGTGGCATTAAATTGCAGAGAATCACGGATGCACATGCACTGAGTAAAGAAGCTGCAAATGAAATCTCGGGTCAAGTTTATTGCATCTGGTGACGAGACGGCTGCACGGCGGTGTGTCTGTTAACaatagacaggcaggcaggctgtcTGGTCTGCAGTTGTGGAGCCAGATCGCTGCAAgttgctgctctctgctctggcTGTCACACCCCTCCCATGCCTGCACTACAGCAGAGGCGGCTCACGACTTGCCTCCACATTCAGAGACTCCACCATCCGTGATTTGTGATGGTAGATTGTTAACGATCGGATGAATAATCCGATTTAAACATGCAGAGTTTGGTAATCATTTTCACAGCTGCAGAGGGCTTCACAGATGCACATTACATCCCTGTAAACCCACGCTTCTGACACACCAACCCGCGGCTATCCAGGCAGCTGCCGCTAGCTACAAATTGTATGCAAAGGGTTAGCCCGGCGTGGAGTCAGCCAGCAGATTTCTGTCAAAGCAGACTACTAAGTACTTGGCGAACATCCACGAACTAAACTAGCTACATGGCGGATGGAAAGCTTCAAAGTTGGCTTGATAGATGAAGAAGGCAGCTGgctaacaagctagctagctaactcgAGCTAAATCAAAACAGCAGGCAGGGGGATAAACAAACCGCTCGTTAGTGAACATGAACATGGATGGGTTATTTACCGTATGGTTGACACCCCACATTAAAACGCTGAGAATAGGCTCGCTCGCACGGAATAATTTCACTTTCTGTCCtataaaatgtttctttttcgTCTTCGTTTTGCTAGCGCTCACAGGCGCTACGCTGGTACAGTTGGATGACATGTCTCTGGCTGGGAATTCAGGCAACGCAAGACAGCGCTCACTGTCGTTCGAGCTAACGGCAAAGCCTCAAGACAAAGAAATTAGAAGTTAGAGAGCGTAAAAAAATTATAAGTGCATCGTGCTCGTCGTCCAACTTGCGGTGTCTCTGAATCAAACAGTGTCTCTCGTTGGGAGTCAGCGGTGGTGCATTTTGCGCCGTCACCACCCTTCCTCCCGAGCAGGCCACGGTTGAGTCCGGAGACCAGCTGGCGGAGAGGAGAGCTAGCTAGCCGGCCATCAGGCTTCACTGAGTCcgcctttccctccttcttcaAACCGGAGCGGTGAACACTTGCCGAGCAACTCCTCTCCGTCCTCGTATCGGCCTGCAAACCCCCCCGGAAAACGATTTGAGGCCGTTTTATTTGCAACTAAGTAATCCCATTATGATGCGCCTGAGATTGTTGTCAGTCACCACCAACCAGCGTTTGGGGTCTCCTCAAGATGGCGTCCGTGTTGCACTTCGCAGTCAAGTGCGCCCCCAACCGGCTGACAGCGGAACTACAAGTATTAACATTCTATTCCACACGCAggcaggggttcccaaactttctTTTCATGCCAAGCACCCTCAAATAATTAAGGATTAGATCACTGGCTGGACCAGGGAATCCCATTTGATGAAATTAGTATTTGTAGCTATGATTTAGCATAGAAGTGTCTATTTTGTAAgtggcaaggcaaggcaaactatttatatagcatggcaaattcacacacaaggcaaattcaatgtgtttcacaaaaaatacataatttgtccagtaaaatgacattaagaAAGATAGGTAAGTGAGGATacaataaagaaatacaaatatTCATTTGTTGTACAGTGTAGGAACAAACTTCTATATTTATGATTTACCGCATTCCAGCATAGGAATGACCCTCTGTGCCTATACGACTTTGGGAGAGGGGAGATAACAGTGATCAAAACAATGCACCATCCAGGGAGTGAAATACTAGTGAATCCACTTTGGGAAGTTCAAGGTTCACAACCAAAGATGAACTGCATGAACTAGATTTTTCTTACCCTGTCAATCATCAAGATTTCTAATGACATGCAAAAGTGGTGAGATGTGGCGCCCTGCAGTGCAAATGAGTAAATCAGTCCAATGAGGAAATCAAAGGTAATTAAACTTCATTCTTATTTCTGGGTCAATCATGAGAGAGGTTTATAATGCATAAGACAACTCTGTCTGTGGGTGATATCTTATCATGTAAATATAAACATCAAATCAGGATGCATGTCTTATTGTTAAACTTTTACTGTTAACCTAGGACAGTTCACTCATCACTGTGAACCCAAATCAAAACTCTGATCTGTGATCAAGAGATACTCAAAGttgctccactgacaatgatTCGTACACTCACTGTGTGGACTCACACTGTTTATTTTTAGCCTTTTCACCCAAATTAGTTTTATTTAATAGTAGTGCTGACAgctctgaaccagaaaatgacCCCATATCTCCTGGAAATCACCAAGATTGCTGTCACAGTGTCCATTAAGTTTGTCTCCCAGTCAGTGTTGGTGGAGTAATGCcaatatttgtcatttttgttcaCTTATTTCTAGCTTTGAGAGAGactttttcacatttcagaCTGGACTGTCCAAGATCAAAGGGATATAATTCCCTTTATTGTGGATTTTCCTTTGGCAAAATTGTAAACCACAATATTTACTTTAAAATTGTAATTCTCAAAGAACGATATAATTCTGTGAGGAGTCCCAGGGTGAGCATGATGTATGGACCCTCTGCACTGCCAGGGATCACCATTATACCCTGTACAGTGTGCATCTGCCCTGCCAAATATCCACCCAGTCAAGAGCCCACACCATCAGATAGGCAAacaattctaaaaaaaatagagctgaaaatAGCTGAGGTAAATTTAGGCAAATTTGTGCACCTCTGTACATGTGTAGGCTTAGTCACTGGTTTATCTGTATCTGTAAGGCAATTTTGGGTAAGTTTCCAGACTTGTTTGTCTATATTGGTCAGAAATGTATTGTCCAAGttctcaaaattaatttgaacaTAGTTTGGTAAGAAAGCCatcatgacctctgaccccgctgCATGGAGCGACCTGCAGAAAGACTGGAAGCTGAAAGAGCAGGTCACTCTTCAGGAGTTTAAAGCAGCTGTCAGATCTAAGAAATATGAATCTATTGGTGattgtcagtgtgttttgtaAGATGTTGCCCATGCCTTTTAATTGTACTACaacactacccccccccccccctccacacacacacacacacacacacacacctctctctctctcttttctgttcatTACTTTATACTGTAATGTAATCCATTTTCtacttatttatattttgttttattgcatttttatttttcttatgtgCTGTCCTGTCTTTCAGTAACTTTCTGAGCCAGGTTTCCCCTTGAAACAAAGACTTTTAATCTCAGTGGGAATTGGTTAAATAACGGTTaaacaaataatgaaaaattttttttttaaaagagtgCAAATTTCCAATTAAATCActcatacatatacagtatatagggaAAACAGGGCTGTCGACCGGGGGCCCAGGTCTTGTGCCCTGCTGGTGATGCAGGCATGATGTTGGGGAAATTAATGTAAAATCAGggtcagacacacagagggcGTGGCCGCACTGTCTGCCGGACAGCTGACTGCAAGGAATGAATTAAACAAaggtgaaaaaaacataaagtgtCCTGGCTGATCAATGTCAATGCATGAGGAAAAGTGTTTTGCAGAGCCTCGTAGCCCGAGTGGAAACCCTGTATGCCCCTTGAACAAGGCGACAAAATAATATCACGTGATCCAAAATGGGCAGTCCTCTGACGGTGCTGAAAAAAAGCCATTTTCTGGCGCTGCTGCAAATTCTACCCAAGTCCAAATAATTTACCTGGATCCTCgttgggaggagagggaaacttTTATGTCATATCAGGTAGGAACGAAGCATCGGCGATTGCTATTTATTCAACGCGATGCGCCGGTTTgccgaaaacacacacaaagtgcacGGTGTCACATTTTGAGTCTCTCTTGTTCGCCTCTGATACAACCCTGTCAGTGAATTTAAGATGGCTGCTTTGTGTACCAGTGTgattttctgtgtctctccccccttcagTGTTAGTGTTTGTGCTGAATGTATTTTCTTTCGCTCCTCGGTTGCCCGTGAGCGCTCCGGACGGATTGAAACGCTCTTTGTTGCTCCGCTGGTTGAGTAACAGGACTGATGCACAAGATGAGGCCACACAGGGGCGATTCAATAGCCTGCTCCTGTGTACCAGCACAGCCTGCATTTTGCTCCACTGCTGCCTCTCTCAACATGTTATTTATTGCTAAAGCTGCCATACAACATGTCATTGGATTTGTTTCTGGCCGCCATCAGCTCCCATTGTTGTGGTTTTCCAGCCTGTTGTCCCAAGGACGAGCTGCAGACATTGTCTGAGTGGATATGGAACAACCTCATTTACCATAGGGGAGATAACTAGTAGTTTGACCAGGCATAATGCACTTTATAGGCTGTTGTGTACCACATGCTCATACTGCAGGTCTAGCCTGTAATAACATctcgtattattattattatttgctccCTCTGCAGATCTTTCCAGATGGATAAAATGCAACCCAACCGGATTAAAATCACAGATCTCAATCCTCATCTCACATGCCCACTGTGTGCTGGTTACTTCATTGATGCTACGACCATTGTAGAGTGCCTGCACTCCTGTAAGTTCCTCATAGCAGTGCATGATCTGAAATGCATGCAAATTTTGTGTTTATCTACCCCCCAATATGAAATTAGCATAGACCTGACAATTAGTGGATATGCAAATTGAGCAGACCTCAGTAGTGTGGTGGTAATGAGGAGGTGGGCATACTGCTGAGAGGAGGTAGGTGTACTGTGACCCCACCTTCCTGCTGATTTTAATAATTATAAGGCTGATTAACTGGCCAGAGAAGGAGGTGGGTCTACTTTGTTTGATTATGTCCTCAGCTACGCTCCTGTTAAGGCTGATGGTACAATGTGGTAAAATGTTGGCGATGCAGAGCAGTGATTTGGCTTTTCatctgttgttctctctctctgtcctctctctctatagttTGTAAAACATGTATTGTTGCCTTCCTGGAGACAAACAAGTTCTGTCCTCGATGTGACGTCCAGGTACACAAGACATGTCCACAGCTCAGCATCAGGTAAGCAGTAATGCTTCATAGGAGGTTTATATAATGGTGCATTTCTGAAAGCAAACAAAGTGCATCATCCCTAATAACagactgaaaatgtatttttttttttttcagagcgGACAAAACTCTACAAGATATTGTTTATAAGCTTGTTCCGGGGTTATTCAAAGGTAAGAGAATGTTGCTtgaggcaggagagagacaaactctAAAACCTGTACAGTACACTTTAGTTACAGTCTTAATTCCCCATGTTTTGATGCATATGTTTTGCTGATTCCCCTTGTGTGTTGAACTCAGATGAGATGAAGCGGCGGCGGGACTTTTACGCAGAGAACCGTGTGCTGGAACCGGGGGAAGTGGTGGAGACGTTTAACATAGCAGAGGATGAAATCATCAGTCTGTCCATACAGTTCTACGAGAGGAACAAGTGAGTCCCACATTTCTtatttctacaaaaaaaaaggaaaaaaatgcagtAGTAAAAATTCCTGATTTTGTGTCTGTtcactggctgctgctgctggaaaatTTCAGCTCACTGCTGAAAACAATGAAGCGTCATTATCTGGCCTTGATATGCAAAGCAAAATGTAGAGTGCAATTACTCCTGATTTTATAAGAATCCCAGTAAGAGCCATATTACACAGAAACGGGTTTTGGTTTGAACTTTTAGCCCCACAACCAGAACTACACCCCACACCCCTACATGTGCCAGGTGGCGGATATTTTTATCCAGAGTGCATTACTGTGTCATGAGTGCAAATGTTTTTAGTGTggacacagaaaaataaaggtgcgaactggaaccgaaagagtctggttccacaaagagcctttcaagaaccttttaatggTTTTCTTTGGTTCTTTGGGacattaaaaggttcttaattctgagttattggatggtgggtgacggcataaatgtggaaaataaccaaaccgctccatagtatatattgtgcaattgcaaatgaggctttacaagggcagataaacaaaaacacaatgcaggtgtctaagcaaatgAGTGCAGAAATGATTCTTTAAAGGTtttttgtggaaccagaaatgatTCATCAAGGGCATCACTACCAAGAACCAGTTTCGgcacctttttattttccatgtgTGTGGGGAACGCACCCCTGATATTCGATTAATGCCGTGCTCCACCCACTTAGTTATACAGGAATCCGCCTTATAGCTGCTACTACAGTTTGAGGAGAAACACACTTTCTCAGAAGCGTATCTGTCCCCAAAAGTTTCAGTTGGAGCAGCGATGAGATATAGCTGTGGTTAGATGAAACCAAATTAAGCATGTGGCCAATGTTACTGgattttagagagagagatagataaaaTAGATTATAAGCTGCCAGTGGCATCCGCAATATTATTTTACTTGTGCTTAAGTTGCACTGAACATCAAATGtttttctgtatgttttcttaTTCTCCAGCACCCATTCTTTGTatttatctttctttatttgCCCACAGAAATAATGATAGACAACGTTCAGACATGGATGGAGACAAGGTAAAGCCTGATCTCAGTTTAGAAGGAGACATTGGTGAAGCAGTActtgaaacacacacgcacacacacacacacactttcaatttAAGTAGCTGTTTATGTGCTGCTCTTGTCCGCACCCTGGATTTGTGTCTCCTCACCTCATCTTTTTCCTCGTCCTCAGTCCAATGGGAAACGCTTCCTGCAGTGCCCGGCAGCCATGTCCGTCATGCACTTAGCAAAGTTCCTCCGGAGCAAGATGGATATTCCCAGCAGCTATCGGGTAATCTATAGACGCTCAGGCTCTGCCAGCTGCACCCTTACACAGCAATAACTCTTACCTCATTTATATTGTAGCAAACTGTGTGTTACAAGTCAAGGACGCAAGGACAAACCGTTCAGGCGTGCTTATTGATCAAATGTGATGTTATTCCTGATGAATATAACAATTTAGTATTGGGATATTGTCCCAGTGAAAGTAGTAAAATCAATTCTGCACAGTAGCCACTATCCAGTCAAGAGGATCACTGCTTGGTAGTTCTTTGATAATAGTAACATACTTTGTCATTGGATCGAGGgtcagaccgatatatgggtttgcggatatcgggccgatattgacCTTCCAGTATCAATgtgatatcggccagtcagtgtcctCCACCGCCAATATAATGAATTTTCTAAagcctgcagtgaaacctgcctcactctgccttcaagagctgctaacccacctaaaataatctcattagtccgggtttcagtggagagttttagtgtcacatcgtcttcatgctgtttcagaggcttttccactgtgTCAAGGATACAATTCTGTGGTGTAAACtcaatacttgtcatttttgggcatgaaaatggtcaaattcaaagacattgaatatccgcacaaaatattggctattggcagcttcaaataaaaaaatatcagtattggccttcaaaaatccagaTCGGTTTGGCTTTGATTCACTTCAATTGACATGAAAAGCTAACCAAACTGGGTACAAACAACACCTGGTTGAGTTCAGGCATGCATGACCAACAAGCAGGACAAATCAAAcacatgtaaataaatgcaccTGCAGCATAACTTTCATCAAAGAATAGTACCTTGAAAGCATTCTGTGTGATTATGGAGTTGGAAAGAAATCTAAACTTCAGATTGATGAGGTGGCAgatggctgttttttttccggTGGTCACAGTCTTTTAACTTGGTTTAATGGTCTGTTACAGGTGGAGGTGTTGTACGGAGACGAGCCCTTGAAGGACTATTACACACTAATGGATATTGCCTACTTCTATGAGTGGAGACGGGTGAGTGACAGTGAAATGGTGTTGTAAATCATAGGTGTCTTTGGaagattttgtgttttgatggtgCATGTTTGGCAGCCAGAGGGGGATCAGTGAACATATCTGGCACCAATTCCTCTGACCCAATTACTGCTAATCTCAGTGTGACTCTCACTTTGTCATTTAGTCAAACTCCTTGACTAACGGAGGCAATTGTGTTAATTTGGAATACATTAATGCATACTCAACTGAAATACGGGATCAAAGCTTAATCAAAGTATGAACAGTGCATGCgcttaatttccaaaatgctctACTTAGtctgatttgttaaaaatgCATCAACAGTTTATATCAATAAGGAAATTCCATACAACAGTTGCACATAAAGAATATTTACACAATGTGACATATTTTGTTCACTATGCCCATTTGATTAAATGgtaatgttaaaataaatttacAGGCTGGGTGCCAAGCCtaggattctctctctctcactctctctctctctctctttccaccatcatgttttctttttcctttttgttttgaaaaatacaaa from the Centroberyx gerrardi isolate f3 chromosome 3, fCenGer3.hap1.cur.20231027, whole genome shotgun sequence genome contains:
- the LOC139924844 gene encoding polycomb complex protein BMI-1-like; protein product: MDKMQPNRIKITDLNPHLTCPLCAGYFIDATTIVECLHSFCKTCIVAFLETNKFCPRCDVQVHKTCPQLSIRADKTLQDIVYKLVPGLFKDEMKRRRDFYAENRVLEPGEVVETFNIAEDEIISLSIQFYERNKNNDRQRSDMDGDKSNGKRFLQCPAAMSVMHLAKFLRSKMDIPSSYRVEVLYGDEPLKDYYTLMDIAYFYEWRRTGPIPLQYLVKPTRKRRRASQSAAQGHSDGVNTSPTSESDSQSDKVHSPAAAQPPRASSLSGPASHNLSPAIQSSNGPTVPNNTQRHSLASKPGGNARKVTVNGTSSAAGKEEARGGDKSGLPPPT